The Nostoc sp. 'Lobaria pulmonaria (5183) cyanobiont' region CAGCAATTCTTGAGAAGTAGCTCATTCTCATCCAGCGAATAAACAAGCACTCTCGCAGCGTCAAGTCATTACTATTGAGCCGCGTTAAGCCTTGCGAGGATTGAGAATTGGGTGCTTTTAATGTTTTGGCGGATGACTCCCATATCCGCTTTGATGTCTCCTGAGAAGTTATTAACCTTTTGGTTCAATCTAGAAGCCCTGTTGCTTACGTGTTCTCGCAAGTCTTGGGCGTTAGTCTCAAATGATTGCTCAATGACATCAAATTTCTGATCAACGTAGTTCTTGATTGCAGCCGTTACAGTACTGATGAATTGGCTGTAGTCGGTAAAAGTGTCGTCAACGTTTTCAGCAATGCTCAATGTTTCTTGTTCAGTTAACTCAAACCCCAGCGCGGATGATTGGGCTGTTACAATCTGACGCTTATCTTCACTAGTTACAGTGATGCTGTTAATCTCTCTTGAAGCGATTGTAAGCTGACTGTTATCAAGTTCTGGGTGTTCCTCTTCTACTTGTGAGAAAAACGTTTCTTCAACGGGTTCATCAACTACAGATAATTGGCTTGTCGATTTGACTTTGAGATAGTCAACGGCTTGGCTCAATTGCTCTTTGGTGGGATTGTCAAGGTCATCGCACTCGACAGCGATCGCTGCCGTTGTGTAATCGTCCTTGGTAAATCCTTGATAACCCTGTTTGTACAAACGAGCGCGGACGTTATTAGTAAATTTGTCAGACATAATGATTGCTCCTTAAAGGGCTAGTGTTAAAACTTCGATGGTTGCGGATTTCCGAGGTTGTGAACGCTTGTTGATTGCCCATTTAGCAGCAACAAACGCAACAAGGGCTAAATCTTTGCTCTGATATGAGTGAAGGGCGTTATAACTTAGATTTGCTTGGCTAAACCAGTAATAACGAGTGCTGCGTGGTACATCGTCAAGATTGATTTTTAGATAGTCTGCCAGCGCGACTAGGAATTGCTGACCTGTGTATTGAACTTCTTCGGCATCATAGAAGTGTTTAAAGGCTTGCCAGCGTTCACTAAAATCAGAGGTTCTAAAAGAAAAGGCTGAACACTTACGCTTCATAAGAGCATAGGTTTCAACAATGCTTATGGCTTTTTCGGATTCAATGGAGAGCGACAAATATTGTTTTAAGGATGCGACTGTGCGATACCAAGTGATATCTGAAATGCCTTTTCCCGTGATGCCCTCGTAAGTTTCTTTGAGCAAGCGATACTTAGCTACATATTTTTTTGTTGCCACATTAACTCTGTTTTATTACTTGAGTGTGTATAAAATTGACCGACTATCCGTAAATTCCAGTTATTTGACAGGCTTATTTAGCTAGAAACAGTTATCCTGATACACCAAATTAGCTAGGCACTATCAATAACCTTGGATCTTGGACTTTAGACAAATGTTTTAGCCTTGGTTTTATCGGCTATAACCACGTAATAACAAGGTTTGTCAGCTTTGATGACATACTGACACTTTCTCGTTTACCCCCACGAATACGCCCCTTTTGGACTAGTTGACGCGCTTGTAACTTTGCTTTTGAACGTTTTGCGCGGTGGTAGATGTTACCAAGGTTTAGAACAAACTCAGCTGTATTGAGTTGTGATTTATCTCTGCTGTGTGCTGTTTATATAAGCTCGGCACTTCGTAGCAGCGCCTTAGCACCTTGTCCCGATTGAGCTTTAAGTCAGCACTCTTAGACTGACGCGGTAAAGGACGGAAATAGTACTGGGTATATCTGATACTGTCGCTACTGGTTAAATATCTGTACAAGGTTCCATTAATCCAGTAAGTTTTGCTCTGGCTCAATAGCGTGACGCATCCTACAAGCTCTTTATCAATCATCATTTTTATCTCCCGCGACACACGCGCCTGTTAAGCTTGCACCTAAGAAGACCGATATAGATGCGATGGCACTTCCTTCAAAAATTTTGGCGTTGTAGATCCATGTGGGTTGATATTGATCGCCTCTACTTTCCTCAATGCGGTCAAAGCCGTGACAAAAGATAGAACCAACAACCATAAAACTAGTAGTTACCAAGCTCACAATTGCTACTTCTGACGCAGCATCGAGTATGAATGAGTTAATCTTTTCACGCCAATTCTTCACACGGCGAATGTGGATTACTGGCTTCTGTTCTAGATATGAATGCCACTCCGAATCAGTAAAATTTGTGGGCTTGTAATCATAGGGAACGTGAAAGTCCAATAGTTCGCCTACTGCTTGAATTGCATCCCCTAGCATCACATCTGGGGAGTATTCCAGTTGGCTGAATTCTTCAGAATCTCGGATTTCTCTGAGCCAGCGATCTATTGCTTCTAACCTTCGTAATTGATTTTGATTAAGCATTGTTCTCTGAAGGGGTAGTTCGTTGATTGCTTCTAAGTTGCGTAAATTGATATACATGAATCCTCTCTCGTGATGCAGACACGCACAATTACCGCGACCGCAGAAAATGAACGGACGCAATGCAGATATTGCTGTGAATAGTTGAATGCTCTCAAAACAGCGCTTGCAAGCCTTACAACCCTCGAAAGGAAGTCGCCTTAGCGTTTTGCGCTTGGGTCTTACTTGCGTCTGCCTTAAGTTATTGACGTATCGATAACCTTGACACTAATATAATAAGTGAAGTTAAGCAGAGTGTCAACACTCCGCTTACAATAATTGCAAATAGCTTAGAAGTGGTATTTAATAGCTCCATAAAGCATACTTTCTATGCGTAATGGCTACAAAAAAACCACGATTAACAATTTATATGGCATCACAGGAATTATTAGACGACCTACAAGCAATTGCCGATGAGCAACAACGATCAGTTTCCAATCTTGCTAGCATCGCACTTGCGGATTGGATAGCTCAATATAAAGAACAAAAAAAAGAGAACAAATAAAATTATCGACTCAGAGCAAACAAAAGGCGATCGCGTATAATGTTGACCCTGAAAGACCCACCAAGCGATTTTCAACTCCCGCCGCACAACGAAGCGGCATTAGAGATGATTAGGGAGGCGAAAGACTATGCTTCCACTCAAGCTCTAGCGGCTGGTGGTGCTGCGCTGGCTACAGGAGGCATAGTTCATCCATTTGGCTGGTTACTTTTTGGATTGGCTTACAAGCCGTTGGTGGTAACTCAAAAACTTGCGCGGTTGGAAAAATTAACAGCCTTACTTTTGGATGAGTTTAAAAGTGAGGAAATACAAGTCTTTCCAGTGCTGAAGCCCGAAGACAAGAACCCCATCGACTTGTTTATTAGGTTTCCGAGAAGGACACATCTGTTTATCTCCATTCGTTCACGGGGAGATAGTCAGGTGGTCTACAACGAAAAAAGGGAAATTCTACAGGTGAAAAAGAAAGATAAAAATGGTTTAACCACCTGGAAACCCTGCCCATTAGTTGAGCTATCGGATTACGAGAGATGGCTGACTAAAAATAGAGATTTGTTCGGAATGTCCTCGAAAGAGGTAACAAAAACACCGACAGGAAAAGTTTTGGTCTTATGGAGTCCAACTCAGGCAGCATCTGACCACAACCCACATCTTTATTCTGAGATGGGCAGTATGAAAATTCTGGCTCTCAGGAGAAAAGGTACTACGTTTGTAATTCAAGAGGAGGAAGTAACCGAGTTCATCAAGGCTTGGTTAGCCAAGTACGAATAGGCTAAAAGCTGAAAACCCTAAGTCTCGATGAGACAAACGGGCTTTCAATTGGAATTGGGGTATAGGTTTCGCCGCCTAATTAATATCCCTAATAGTAATCTTATCAAACCTTTTTGAGTGTTAAGCGATTGTAACACTGGCTACACAAAAAACGGCAACTCAGGAATTTTATCAAATTCGATTTCTGAACACTTGTATATAAGATTACTTTCGGGATAGCTCCAATTCCTCCAGCACACTTCAGGAGGAATAGCTCTCATGTTACCATTACAACAATTTAATCCCTCAGTATCAGCACAGTCAGCAGCTGAATCAGAAACTTTTTCTGCTGCTTTGACAAAACTTGAGTTGATTGAGAGTCGCATAATCAAGTTTGCGTTTAACGCTACTGGCACAAACAAAGACTGGGACTTTAAGAAGCTGGCCGGCAACTTCGTTGATGTAGAAGGCACTCTAGCCGATGTCCAGCAACATATTAAAGCAGGTCACGCCATCTGTGCTGGCTTGTTGGATGGTAAATGGCGCAGTAAGGCCAATATTATCGGATCTCAGTGGCTACTACTCGACATTGATAATTCCAATATCGCCCGTGATGCTTATGACAAGCCGATTAAAGACGAAAACGGGAATTACATCAAAGTTTACGATCACCAATTAACGATCGAAGAAGCCTTAGCCCATCCCTTCATTAAAAAACACTGTGCTTTAATTTACACCACCGCCAGTCACAGACCAGACTGGCATAAATTCCGGTTGGTTTTCCTTCTGCCCGAATATGTCCAAGGCGCTGACACTGTAGAAGCTTGTACACGCTTCCTCATGCAGCAGTTGCCCCATGACCCAGCTTGTAAAGATGCAAGTCGTGTTTTCTACGGCAGCACAGAGGCAGAATTCCCGCTAGTCAACCCTGAAGCCACTTTACCAGCAGAATGGATAAGTGAAGCGATCGCGATCGCGCAAATTGAGCGTATTGAGTATCAGCTAAGAATCCAAGAAATTGAATCACGGCGTAAAGAGTGGCGTGAGATTTCCCTCGCTGAAGGCTGGGATATTGACCAGCTAATCCAGAATGCGCTTTCATTCATCCCACCACGTACCCCAGGAAGCGGTAACTATGACGAATGCCGTCAGGTGTTGATGGCACTGGTTAACCATTATGGGGCATCAGAAGCGGAAATTATAGCCGAGCAGTGGTCGCCCAGTATCAAAGGCTCAACTTGGAACATCCACGCCAAGATTCGCAGTTTTCGGCGTGGGGGAATTACGATCGGAACACTGTTTCACATTGCCAAACAGTATGGTTTTCGCTTTCCTAAACGGCAGTACGAATATAACGAACGCGACCAAGGAGTAATTAGCCGTGAACAGTGGGAGCTTGGGCAAATCAGAGAGGACTTAAGCAGCTTCCAAAATTTATTAAAGCAAGCGTTGTTTACCGCCGTAGGCATCGCTCCATTTAGTTCGATATTTAAAGGATTTAAAGCCCCACCAACACCAAAGCCCTTACCCGAAATTGACACGCCTTTGCCCAATGTAATTATTTACAAGCCCGGCAATATCCCGTTCCGAACTGAAGTTACAGGCAATATCTCTATCTCCTGCCAGCCAGAAGAACATATTACCGCATGGGTGGAAGCTGTTTCTAAAGGGTGGACGCAAATTTTAGATAATTCCCACCCAGGACTGGGCAAGTCTTACAACGCGGGGCAACTGACGGCGGGGCTATTCGGTGTTGATAAACTAATTTACCAGGATGCCAACCACAGAAACCCATCTACACTGCCCATTGAGACGAATTTTGTTGACTTACCAGTGCGTCACAACGGCTTTAAACTTGACCCCACCCGCAAAACTCCTACTGGTGAGGATTTTAAACTGTGGACTAAAGCGGGTGAGACTGCCGACACTGACGGCAATTGTCACAGAACTTACTTATTTAACGCATTTCGTAACAAGAATTTTAGCAGCCTTGATTTTGAAGAGAGTGGCATCAGCCCCATCTGTGGCGGTTGTTCCCTTAAAAATCAGTGCCGTTTTTCTTACGGGGACGGTTTTGGATTCCGCTTTCAAAAGCGCAGTGCAATTCAAAATTATTCTGAACTCAGAGCGCACCCAGACTCTACACCAGTTACCTTAACTAATGCTGCTGACCAAACTTTCACTGTTGGGCGGTTCTGGGAAGAAGCTGGCACACTCATCAAGCCCGTGCGTAATGTTGATGTAAACCAAGGCGATTTTGAAACCACCGTGGGCAAACTGCTACTGTTAGAACCAAATCTTCTATCACAGCTGCAACCTGCACTCTTAGTTTTACACCAACTGCTTACTCAGCACCTTTTACCCACTGACCGCTACGGGTTCGATGATGCCAGCATCCGTGCGCTGCTGCCCCCTTTCCCCACAGGCTTAGATATCGAAGCGATTCGCCAAGCCTCAGAACCTGATTTAACTTTCTTAGAGGACTTGGACTCAATTGATATTACCCAAGATAAACAACTCAAAAAAAGTGCTGCGGCTCGTTATGCTGCCAAAAAGGTAGTTAAAGACAGCGCACGAACGGCTGGTAGGGAGTTTCTTGACTTGCCTAATTACTGGTTGCCTGACTTCCTGGAAGCTTGGAAGGGTGACGGTAGTTTTCAGTCTCAATGGGGTGTACTCAGCATTTACCGCCGAAACCCCAAGCATACTGAATTGGCCAACTCTGCCAAATTTAATATTTATCTTGATGCCACTTTCAAATCTCACAAGTT contains the following coding sequences:
- a CDS encoding ribbon-helix-helix domain-containing protein, which encodes MATKKPRLTIYMASQELLDDLQAIADEQQRSVSNLASIALADWIAQYKEQKKENK
- a CDS encoding PriCT-2 domain-containing protein produces the protein MLPLQQFNPSVSAQSAAESETFSAALTKLELIESRIIKFAFNATGTNKDWDFKKLAGNFVDVEGTLADVQQHIKAGHAICAGLLDGKWRSKANIIGSQWLLLDIDNSNIARDAYDKPIKDENGNYIKVYDHQLTIEEALAHPFIKKHCALIYTTASHRPDWHKFRLVFLLPEYVQGADTVEACTRFLMQQLPHDPACKDASRVFYGSTEAEFPLVNPEATLPAEWISEAIAIAQIERIEYQLRIQEIESRRKEWREISLAEGWDIDQLIQNALSFIPPRTPGSGNYDECRQVLMALVNHYGASEAEIIAEQWSPSIKGSTWNIHAKIRSFRRGGITIGTLFHIAKQYGFRFPKRQYEYNERDQGVISREQWELGQIREDLSSFQNLLKQALFTAVGIAPFSSIFKGFKAPPTPKPLPEIDTPLPNVIIYKPGNIPFRTEVTGNISISCQPEEHITAWVEAVSKGWTQILDNSHPGLGKSYNAGQLTAGLFGVDKLIYQDANHRNPSTLPIETNFVDLPVRHNGFKLDPTRKTPTGEDFKLWTKAGETADTDGNCHRTYLFNAFRNKNFSSLDFEESGISPICGGCSLKNQCRFSYGDGFGFRFQKRSAIQNYSELRAHPDSTPVTLTNAADQTFTVGRFWEEAGTLIKPVRNVDVNQGDFETTVGKLLLLEPNLLSQLQPALLVLHQLLTQHLLPTDRYGFDDASIRALLPPFPTGLDIEAIRQASEPDLTFLEDLDSIDITQDKQLKKSAAARYAAKKVVKDSARTAGREFLDLPNYWLPDFLEAWKGDGSFQSQWGVLSIYRRNPKHTELANSAKFNIYLDATFKSHKLKLKLGIDDPVLVIEQQRPDYGNLKVVNVTGLGKLPKNRSLPLTARVNALKETLKELCPNLGIIDWKQIATQAEGRTEYGHFVDGRGVNRFSDVSAIASFGIPYQNIGVLAAQYQVMTGERVNLEDKNSAFQKYLTDLIRAEIIQEIGRLRSHRRPNVELTFYFCADYDLNFLLRELPGVKLEVVDACDFCIEAGSRDQQTGHAIVKAFTHLWESQQKIGQTAIAKIIDTTQGWVSRFTQRWGGWQHFKKLLLLLLDSLNSGSNKNLADLDDDEKWLARTYFPMLIAESESLPDHVLESMAEVAQVFGTRAMRRVLHRCSPAVRADLLMTFFRCLPTEVYSISVSPLSASLAEPALSP